Proteins encoded together in one Rana temporaria chromosome 6, aRanTem1.1, whole genome shotgun sequence window:
- the LOC120942571 gene encoding olfactory receptor 5AS1-like encodes MGNQTFLNEFFLSGLSDLPPLQLPLFLFFLLIYLLTIIWNLLIIVLIVTDSHLHVPMYFFLGNLAGLDLCCSTVTVPRMLFDLLTKRRNITIAACKTQVFFFLLFTTSEALLLTVMSYDRYTAICQPLHYTQIMCWKVCVQLMSIVWSLAFTNAVVHTLSALNLSFCASDIIKSFFCDLPQLLQISCNDTYINIVLVFLLSSFLGGGSLIVMFMSYTYIIKTVLKMQVKGKRGKVFSTCSSHLAVVFVFYFSISFNYFRPSTNNHFAADKVVSVFYTVISPLFNPLIYSLRNQEFKTATVSLFRKIFLPKDRILPS; translated from the coding sequence atggGAAATCAGACATTTTTAAATGAATTCTTCCTCTCCGGATTGTCTGACCTTCCGCCTCTTCAGCTCCCTCTatttctcttcttcctcctcatctACCTTCTGACAATAATCTGGAATTTGCTGATCATCGTCCTCATCGTCACCGACTCTCACCTCCATGTTCCCATGTATTTCTTCCTTGGGAACCTGGCCGGTTTGGACCTCTGTTGTTCTACGGTCACCGTCCCGCGAATGTTGTTTGACCTTCTCACCAAGAGAAGAAATATTACCATAGCAGCTTGTAAAACCCAAGtcttcttctttttattatttaccaCTTCTGAGGCTCTTCTGTTGACTGTCATGTCCTACGATCGATATACCGCTATCTGTCAGCCattgcattacacacagatcATGTGTTGGAAAGTGTGTGTACAGTTGATGTCCATTGTGTGGTCCCTTGCTTTTACCAATGCCGTGGTTCACACACTTTCTGCTTTAAATTTATCATTTTGTGCATCCGATATTATAAAAAGTTTCTTCTGTGACCTCCCCCAGCTgctccagatctcctgcaatgacACCTACATCAACATTGTGCTTGTTTTCCTTCTTAGTAGCTTTCTCGGTGGTGGGTCTTTGATCGTGATGTTCATGTCTTAcacttatataataaaaactgtcctAAAAATGCAAGTTAAAGGGAAAAGAGGTAAAGTTTTCTCTACGTGTTCCTCTCACCTGGCAGTGGTCTTTGTATTTTATTTCTCCATTTCGTTTAATTATTTTCGCCCCAGCACTAATAATCATTTTGCTGCTGATAAAGTGGTGTCTGTCTTTTACACTGTGATTTCTCCTCTCTTCAATCCTCTGATCTACAGTCTGAGGAACCAGGAATTCAAAACCGCAACTGTTTCACTTTTTAGGAAGATCTTCCTACCAAAAGATAGAATTCTTCCAAGCTAA
- the LOC120942572 gene encoding olfactory receptor 7C1-like, whose translation MGNQTFQPEFILFGLSDLTDSQIPVFLLILLIYVATLVGNLLIIFLVASDYHLHTPMYLFLGNLSVLDILIPSVSSSHMFFAICTGNNLISYSSCITQVFFFTWFASTESSILTVMSFDRYVAICHPLRYTTMINIPLCVQIAFFFWVYRFIFILVHTLCVLRLAFPHPATIPGLFCELYQLIQLSSSDTFLNFLLFYLESIILGVTSLLVTFFSYAYIFKTIVKITLKDGRQKAYSTCSSHLTVVFIFYGAGFFNYFQLKTKDFLAGRLISVFYTVITPLLNPIIYSLRNNELKKALRKTLSRISSTP comes from the coding sequence ATGGGAAATCAAACTTTTCAGCCTGAATTCATTTTGTTTGGCCTGTCGGACCTCACAGATTCCCAGATCCCAGTATTTCTGCTGATCCTCCTCATCTATGTGGCCACACTGGTTGGGAATCTTCTCATCATTTTCTTGGTGGCCTCGGACTACCACCTGCACACCCCCATGTATTTATTCTTGGGAAACCTCTCGGTTTTAGACATCCTCATCCCCTCTGTGTCTTCATCTCATATGTTTTTTGCAATCTGTACCGGAAACAATCTGATTTCATATTCATCTTGTATCACCCAGGTCTTCTTCTTCACCTGGTTTGCCAGCACTGAGTCCTCCATACTTACAGTGATGTCCTTCGATCGCTATGTTGCCATCTGTCATCCTTTGCGTTATACGACCATGATAAACATTCCCTTGTGTGTTCAGATAGCGTTCTTTTTCTGGGTCTACAGATTTATCTTTATCTTGGTCCACACACTTTGTGTCCTAAGACTGGCCTTCCCGCATCCGGCCACCATCCCAGGCTTATTCTGTGAACTATATCAGTTGATTCAACTCTCATCTTCTGACACATTCctaaattttttgcttttttatttagaATCTATAATTCTCGGAGTCACTAGCCTTCTCGTTACTTTCTTCTCCTACGCCTACATTTTTAAAACCATCGTGAAAATTACACTAAAGGACGGGAGACAGAAAGCTTACTCCACCTGCAGTTCTCACCTCACGGTGGTCTTCATCTTTTATGGGGCTGGTTTCTTCAACTACTTTCAACTCAAAACAAAGGATTTTCTGGCAGGAAGACTGATTTCTGTATTTTACACGGTTATCACCCCTCTCCTAAACCCGATTATATACAGCCTGAGGAACAATGAGCTGAAAAAAGCTCTTCGGAAAACTCTCTCCAGAATCAGTTCCACACCATAA